From Phaenicophaeus curvirostris isolate KB17595 unplaced genomic scaffold, BPBGC_Pcur_1.0 scaffold_160, whole genome shotgun sequence, a single genomic window includes:
- the OGA gene encoding protein O-GlcNAcase, whose product MVQKEGQAALEEPQGSPGPAAAPGPPLEPPGAAAGPGPAGEETDTETETALGARRFLCGVVEGFYGRPWVMEQRKELFRRLQKWGLNTYLYAPKDDYKHRMFWREMYSVEEAEQLMTLISAAREHEIEFIYAISPGLDITFSNPKEVSTLKRKLDQVSQFGCRSFALLFDDIDHNMCAADKEVFSSFAHAQVSITNEIYQYLGEPDTFLFCPTEYCGTFCYPNVAQSPYLRTVGEKLLPGIEVLWTGPKVVSKDIPVESIEEVSKIIRRAPVIWDNIHANDYDQKRLFLGPYKGRSTELIPRLKGVLTNPNCEFEANYVAIHTLATWYKSNMNGVRKDVVMTDTEDSTVSIQIKLENEGSDEDIETDVLYSPQMALKLALTEWLQEFGVPQQYSSRQVAHSGAKTAVGDVGPLVAPSSLNAATVVTTVYQEPIMSQGAALSGESPALVKEEEKKQSDEEPMDMVVEKQDDADKHGNQILTDIAEVKMAEELKPMDTDKESIAESKSPEMSMQEDSGSDIAPMQTDEQVNKEQFVPAPNEKPLYTVEPVTLEDLQLLADLFYLPYEHGPKGAQMLREFQWLRANSSVVSVNCKGKDAEKIEEWRNRAAKFEEMCSLVMGMFTRLSNCANRTILYDMYSYVWDIKSIMSMVKSFVQWLGCRSQSSAQFLSGDQEPWAFRGGLAGEFQRLLPIDGANDLFFQPPPLTPTSKVYTIRPYFPKDEASVYKICREMYADGADQPFHSLPDLIGDKLVGGLLTLSLDYCFVLEDEDGICGYALGTVDVTPFIKKCKMSWIPFMQEKYTKPNSDKELSEAEKIMLSFHEEQEVLPESFLANFPSLIKIDIHKKVTDPSVAKSMMACLLSSLKANGSRGAFCEVRPDDKRILEFYSKLGCFEIAKMEGFPKDVVILGRSL is encoded by the exons ATGGTGCAGAAGGAGGGGCAGGCGGCGCTGGAGGAACCGCAgggcagccccggccccgccgcagCGCCGGGGCCGCCCTTGGAGCCGCCGGGCGCCGCCGCGGGGCCCGGGCCGGCGGGCGAGGAGACCGACACCGAGACCGAGACCGCGCTGGGCGCCCGCCGCTTCCTCTGCGGCGTCGTGGAAG GATTTTATGGAAGACCTTGGGTTatggagcagaggaaggaaCTTTTTAGAAG ACTTCAGAAGTGGGGACTAAATACATACCTGTATGCTCCAAAGGATGACTACAAGCACAGGATGTTCTGGCGAGAAATGTACTCGGTGGAGGAAGCAG AGCAGCTAATGACTCTAATATCAGCTGCACGAGAACATGAAATAGAGTTCATCTATGCAATCTCACCAGGGCTTGACATCACTTTCTCCAATCCTAAAGAAGTGTCTACATTGAAGCGCAAGTTGGACCAG GTTTCCCAGTTTGGCTGCAGATCTTTTGCACTGCTGTTTGATGATATTGATCACAACATGTGTGCAGCAGACAAAGAAGTCTTCAGTTCCTTTGCTCATGCTCAAGTCTCGATCACGAATGAAATTTATCAATATCTAGGAGAACCAGACACATTCCTTTTCTGTCCTACAG AGTATTGTGGAACTTTCTGTTACCCAAATGTTGCCCAGTCACCATATTTACGGACTGTAGGAGAAAAGCTACTCCCTGGCATTGAGGTGTTATGGACAG GTCCAAAAGTTGTATCCAAAGACATTCCAGTAGAGTCCATTGAAGAAGTTTCTAAGATCATCAGGAGAGCACCAGTTATCTGGGATAACATTCATGCTAATGATTATGATCAAAAGAGACTTTTTCTTGGGCCTTACAAAGGTCGGTCAACTGAGCTCATCCCTCGACTGAAGGGAGTTCTGACCAATCCAAACTGTGAATTTGAAGCCAATTATGTTGCTATTCACACTCTTGCAACCTGGTACAAGTCTAACATGAATGGAGTGAGAAAAGATGTGGTGATGA CTGATACTGAAGACAGTACAGTTTCTATCCAGATTAAATTGGAAAATGAGGGTagtgatgaagatattgaaacAGATGTTCTCTACAGCCCGCAAATGGCCCTGAAACTGGCCTTAACAGAATGGTTGCAGGAATTCGGAGTACCTCAGCAATACAGCA GTAGGCAAGTGGCCCACAGTGGTGCTAAAACTGCCGTAGGGGATGTAGGGCCTCTGGTGGCACCGTCATCGTTAAACGCAGCGACTGTGGTTACCACAGTTTACCAAGAACCTATCATGAGCCAGGGCGCAGCACTCAGCGGTGAGTCACCGGCCTTGgtaaaggaggaagagaagaagcaaTCTGATGAGGAACCAATGGACATGGTGGTGGAGAAACAAGATGACGCAGACAAGCATGGTAATCAGATACTAACAGATATTGCCGAAGTCAAGATGGCAGAGGAGTTGAAGCCGATGGATACCGATAAGGAGAGCATAGCTGAATCAAAGTCCCCAGAGATGTCTATGCAGGAGGACTCTGGCAGTGACATTGCCCCCATGCAGACTGATGAGCAAGTTAACAAAGAACAGTTTGTGCCTGCGCCAAATGAAAAGCCTCTCTACACAGTAGAACCAGTGACTTTAGAGGACTTGCAGCTTCTCGCTGACTTGTTTTACCTTCCTTATGAACATGGTCCCAAAGGTGCACAGATGCTGAGAGAATTCCAGTGGCTCAGAGCAAACAGCAGTGTTGTCAGTGTTAATTGCAAGGGAAAGGATGCTGAAAAA ATAGAAGAATGGCGTAACCGAGCAGCCAAGTTTGAAGAAATGTGCAGCTTGGTGATGGGGATGTTCACTCGCCTCTCCAATTGTGCCAACAGGACAATCCTTTATGACATGTACTCCTACGTCTGGGATATCAAGAGTATTATGTCAATGGTGAAATCTTTTGTGCAGTGGTTAG GGTGTCGTAGTCAATCTTCAGCACAGTTCTTAAGTGGAGACCAAGAACCCTGGGCCTTTAGAGGTGGTCTAGCAGGAGAGTTCCAG cgACTGCTACCTATTGATGGGGCAAATGACCTCTTTTTTCAACCACCTCCATTAACACCCACTTCCAAAGTGTACACTATACGGCCCTACTTTCCCAAAGATGAG GCATCTGTGTATAAGATCTGCAGAGAAATGTATGCTGATGGAGCTGATCAACCCTTCCATAGTTTACCAGATTTAATTGGAGACAA GTTAGTAGGCGGCCTGCTCACCCTCAGCCTGGATTACTGCTTTGTCTTAGAAGATGAGGATGGCATATGTGGCTATGCTTTGGGAACGGTTGATGTGActcctttcattaaaaaatgcaagatGTCTTGGATCCCTttcatgcaagaaaaatatACTAAACCAAATAGTGACAAGGAGCTGTCTGAGGCAGAG aaaataatgttaaGTTTCCATGAAGAACAAGAGGTACTGCCGGAATCATTCCTTGCCAACTTCCCATCATTGATAAAAATTGATATACACAAAAAAGTGACAGATCCAAGCGTGGCCAAAAGTATGATGGCCTGCCTGCTCTCTTCTCTAAAGGCTAACG gCTCCCGTGGGGCTTTTTGTGAAGTGAGACCAGATGATAAAAGAATCCTGGAATTTTACAGCAAGCTGGGTTGTTTTGAAATTGCTAAAATGGAAGGATTTCCGAAGGATGTTGTTATCCTTGGAAGAAGCCTGTGA